The sequence GCGGTGGACCGGCTGACCAAGCACCTGCTGAACAGCGGCGTCCGCGCCGCGGCCCTGCACGGCGGCCGCTCCCAGCCGCAGCGCACCCGGACCCTCGCGCAGTTCAAGGACGGTCACGTCACCGTCCTGGTGGCCACGAACGTCGCCGCGCGCGGCATCCACGTCGACAGCCTCGACCTGGTCGTCAACGTGGACCCGCCGAGCGACCACAAGGACTACCTGCACCGTGGCGGCCGTACGGCCCGCGCCGGCGAGTCCGGCAGCGTCGTCACCCTCGTGACCCCCGCCCAGCGCCGCGGCATGACCCGGCTGATGGCCTCGGCCGGCATCACCCCGCACGTGACCCCGGTCCGCTCGGGCGAGGCGGAGCTGAGCCGCATCACCGGTGCCCAGGCGCCCTCCGGGGTCCCGGTGGTCATCACCGCGCCCGTCGTGGAACGCCCCCGCCGCGCGTCCGCGCCGTCCCGGAGCCGTCGGGGCCGTGGCGGCCAGGGCCGGTCCGGACAGGGCCGACCCGTCGGCGCCGGCATGCGGCGCGGGGCCCAGCCGGCCGCCTGAGTCCGCGGCAGCCCCCGCCCGGAGGCCCGTGGTCTCCCGGGGGGCGCGAAGGCCCCATGTCGTCCAGCCCCCATCGAAGGAGACACCTTGACGCCAGCACGGACGCAGCACCGCATGCCTAACCCCGCTCCCGTGGCGGCGGGCGAGGACGTCGAAGGGCACGGCCCCCGGGTCTGGGACGACATGACCGTCGAGGTGGCACTGGCCGTCATGGCGGGTGCCCGGGTCGAGTACCTGACCGTGTGCGACGGCGACGACCGGAGCACGGGTCTGATCACCCGGGTCCGGCTCGCCGGCCTCCGCGACAGCTCCACGTACACGGACCGGATCCGGCTGCGGGACGTCCTCGACGGATCGCTGTGCACGGCCGGCGCCCGCCCCGGTGACATCGGCGCGTACGGCCGGTCTCCGGGCGCGCTCGCCCTGTCGCGCTGATCCGGCCGTCCCCGGGCGCCCCGCTCGCCCCCTCCCCCTCGTCTTTCTCCCCTGTGAGGCATCATGCGCTGTGTCATCGCCCGGTACCCGTTCGACCTGACCCGGACCGGGGTGCTGGAATCGATGAAGGGCGTCAAGCCCGAGCTGGTCACGGGTGCGTCCGTGACCATCGGCCGCCGCCGCTACCCCGTCAAGCAGGTGGGCCGGGTACTCACCCGGCAGGACCCGCGTGACTTCAGCGCCGGCGAGGTCACCCGGGCCATGGCGCGCCTCGGCTTCACCTGCCACGACGGCCCTCAGGCCGCGGCCGTGAGCGGTCCCACTCCGCTCGAGGCCGCGTCGGCACTGCTCGGTGGCGAAACCGGCCCCGTGGCCGTGTGAGGACGGGCGGGAAACCGCTCTAGGGATGATGAAGGGGCCCTGCCGGCGTATGCCGGCAGGGCCCCTTCTGCTGTGTCGCCGTCCGCTTGCGAACCGCCGGCCGGGCGGCCGGGCCGGGCCGGGGCGGCGGCTCGGGGCGGGAGCGGACGGCTCAGGGGATCGGCGGGCGGGTCACTGGTCGGAGTAGCTGATGTCGCCCACGGTCCATGCGCTGACGTCCTTGATCGCGACTCGGTACATTCCTCCCGTCTCCGGGATGCCGAGGCTGCCTTGCAGGATCCGGGCGAGATGGAAGTGCAGATGTGTGGGAGCCTCGCCGCGATCGGCCCGGGGCCCGCGCGGGCCCCGGTGAAGACGTTCGAGAACGGGCCGAGACGGTCCGAGTCCTTCAGGACCTCCGCCACCCGCTCCCTCCATACCGCCTCCGGCGCCAGCCGGCCGGTGATGACGGCACCGCCGACGACCACGGTCAGCGACATCTGATTGCTTCGCTCGGACTCCACCGCGGCGGAAATGGCGACGAGCAGCTCATCAGGGTTCGACATGACACCAGAGCTTATTCGGCCCGCCCGCCTCTGAACCTCCCGCGGGGCATGAAGTGACCGCGCGGACGGCCGGACGCGGCCCCCTCCGCCCGCCGTCCGACCGGGCCGGGACAGGCCCCTCCTCCGCCAGAAGAGTGAAATCTCTTCTTGTCGCAGTAGATTTTTGTCGCTGGTGTGGGTACGCTTTCTCTCGTAGACGAGGTCGAGGAGACCCGCCAGACACGAACTGGCGGGTGGCGGCCACAGCGTCCCCGGACGCACGCAGAGGGGCCGCCGACAGCAGTACCAGTTCATTCAGTGGTTGGTCCGGAAAGGAACGGAGGAGCAGACGCCATCAGGATCGCCCGGCCCGAGAGCACTCGGCCCGGGTACCGCAAGACCCCGGAATGGATGGTGGTCCCCGGTCAAGCAGCTGCGATCCCCCGCTCCGCCCTGCCGGGCCGGGTAGCGGAAACAGAAGGTCGGCACAGCAGTAGGGCCGACAGATGGTGTTGAATTTCCTTCGGGGCCCTGGTGCCGTACGGCACCAGGGCCCCTCGACGCGTTGCACAGCGAGGTGACATGACATCGGACAACCCTCTGAATGATCGTCTGGACGACGACGACTACCCCGCGTACACCATGGGCAGGGCAGCCGAGATGCTCGGCACCACCCCGGCCTTCCTCCGGGCCATCGGTGAGGCCCGGCTGATCACTCCGCTCCGCTCGGAGGGAGGACATCGCCGGTACTCCCGCTACCAACTGCGGATCGCCGCTCGCGCTCGCGAGCTCGTCGACAGAGGGACCCCGATCGAGGCCGCGTGCCGCATCGTCATCCTCGAGGACCAGCTGGAGGAGGCACAGCGCATCAACGCCGAGTACCGCCGTGCCGCCAGCGGATCGGCGGGCGGCCCCGGCGCCGGCTGACCACGCGGGCACGGGCCCGTCCGAGGACCGCGCGCGGACAGCAGGGGAACGCCCGCCTGTCCTGTGCGGGCCGGCCGTGCTCCGCGGCGACCGCGGACCGGACCGGGCAGGCGGCCACGGCGGGACCGGCTCCCGTCACGCGGAGGAAGGACCGTAGGCCGCCGTGAGGAGGGACGGCAGGGCGGCGGGGTCGGGTTCGTAGGTCTGGGGACCCACCGCGGCCAGGGCCAGGGACGCCAGGACCGAGCCCGTGCGGGCGGCGTCGGATGCGGGCCGGCCGGCCGCCAGGGCGGCGAGGTAGCCCGCGCGGAACGCGTCGCCGACGCCCGTCGGATCGGTGACCTCGGTCACCGGGGCCGCGGCCACCTCCACCGGGGGCTCCCCGGCGCGGTCGATACGGCTGCCCTTCGCGCCGAGCGTGGTCACCACGTGCCGACCCGGTCCAGGACCTCCTCCCGGGTCCAGCCGGTCTTCCGCAGCAGCAGTCCGTGTTCGTACTCGTTGGTGAACAGGTGGTCGGCGCCGTCGACCAGTGCGCGGATGCCGTGGCCGTCCAGCCGGGCCAGCTGCTGGGACGGGTCGGCCATGAAACGGACGCCCATCGTCCGGCAGGCGCGGGTGTGGCGCAGCATGGCCGCCGGGTCGTCCGCGCCGATCAGTACGAGGTCCGCGTCTGCGGCGACCTGGGTGAGGTCGATGCGCGACGCCTCCGTCATCGCGCCCGGGTAGAAGGACGCGATCTGGTTGCCGTCCGGGTCCGTGGTGCACAGGAAGCGGGCCGTGTGACGGGTGGCGGAGACGAGGACGGCGCCGGTGTCCACGCCCAGCGCCGACAGCCGGGCGCCGTACTCCGCGAAGTCGGCGCCGACCGCCCCCACCAGCAGCGGGCGGTGTCCCAGCCGGGCCAGCCCGTAGCCGATGTTGGCGGCGACCCCGCCCTGGCGGATCTCCAGCGTGTCCACCAGGAACGACAGCGACACCCGGTCCAGCCGGTCGGCCAGCAGCTGGTCGGTGATGCGGGCCGGGAACGTCATCAGGTGGTCGGTGGCGATGGAGCCGGTGACGGCGATGCGCATCTCACACTCCCGCCGCGGCGCGCAGCGCGTCGACGCGGTCGGTGCGCTCCCAGGTGAACTCGGGCAGCTCGCGGCCGAAGTGGCCGTACGCGGCGGTCCGGCCGTAGATCGGGCGGAGCAGGTCCAGGTCGCGGATGATCGCCTTCGGGGAGAGGTCGAAGACGTCGCCTATGGCCTTCTCCAGGACGGCCTGCGGGACGCGTGCGGTGCCGAAGGTCTCCACGAACAGCCCGACGGGCTCGGCCTTGCCGATGGCGTAGGCGACCTGGACCTCGCAGCGGGAGGCCAGTCCGGCCGCGACGACGTTCTTGGCGACCCAGCGCATCGCGTACGCGGCCGAGCGGTCCACTTGGACGGGTCCTTGCCGGAGAAGGCGCCGCCGCCGTGGCGGGCCATGCCGCCGTAGGTGTCGATGATGATCTTGCGGCCGGTCAGGCCGGCGTCGCCCATCGGGCCGCCGATCTCGAACCGGCCGGTCGGGTTGACCAGCAGGCGGTAGCCCTCGGTGTCCAGCTTGATGTCCTCCTCCAGCAGCGCCTTCAGCTCCGGCTCCACCACGAACTCGCGGATGTCGGGCGCGAGCAGGGTCTCCAGGTCGATGTCGGAGGCGTGCTGGGAGGAGACGACCACCGTGTCCAGGCGGACGGCCTTGTCGCCGTCGTACTCGATGGTGACCTGGGTCTTGCCGTCCGGGCGCAGGTAGGGGACCCGGCCGTTCTTGCGGACCCGGGAAAGGCGGTGGGAGAGGCGGTGGGCGAGGCGGATCGGCAGGGGCATCAGCTCGGGGGTCTCGTCGGTGGCGTAGCCGAACATCAGGCCCTGGTCGCCGGCGCCGCCGGTGTCGACACCCTGGGCGATGTCCGGGGACTGCGCGCCGATGGACACCGACACGCCGCAGGAGGCGCCGTCGAAGCCCTTCTTGGAGGAGTCGTAGCCGATGTCCAGGATCTTGTCGCGGACGAGGGTCGCGATGTCGGCGTAGGCGGTGGTGGTGACCTCGCCGGCCACGTGCACCTGGCCGGTGGTGATCAGGGTCTCCACGGCGACCCGGGCCGTGGGGTCCTGGGCGAGCAGGGCGTCGAGGACGGCGTCGCTGATCTGGTCGGCGATCTTGTCGGGGTGGCCCTCGGTCACGGACTCCGAGGTGAACAGACGACGGGACATGGTTCGGGCGTCTCCTTACCCGGGGAAGGGGCGGCGGGGCACCGGCCCCGCACCGCCGCGCGAGCGGCGGCGGTGCGGGGCCGACGAGCGGTGCGGAGATCAGCTCTCCGGGTGGTGGACGGCGAACACCGTGTACGCGTGCGGGTCGGGCTGGGCCAGCGCGGCGGCCCGGTCCCGGTACACCTGCACGTCCGGGTCGCCCATGGTGGCCTTGATGTCGGCCTTGCTGCGCCACTGCGCGTAGTAGACCAGGCGCTTGCCGTCCAGGCTGGTCAGGATGTTCACGGAGATGCAGCCGGGCCGGTGCCGGATGAACTTCTCGGCGCCCTCGCCGAGCACCTCGGCCAGCTCCTGCTGCTTCTCCGGTTCCACATGGAAGACGTTGATCATGGCGTAGGTGCCGTCGTTCTCACGGATCACGGTCTCTGACACGACAGGGGTTCCTTTCATCGTCGGCATGGCGGTGGTACGTGGATCAGGCGGCCGGGGCCGCCCAGGCGCGGGCCACCTCCAGCGCCTGCTCGGGGTTGAGCCGGGGGTCGCACAGGGTGGCGGGCGCGTCCCCGGCCGGTCGGGCGCCGAGTTCGGCCGGATCCGTCCGGACGCACTCGGCGACGTCGTACGGAGTGGTCTCCAGGTGCAGGCCCGCGGGCGTGCCGCCGGCCTCGGCGACCACCTCCAGGAAGGCGCGGACCTCCTCCACCACCGTCCGCACCACCCGGACCTTGGCCCCGGACGGCGCCTTGACGGTGTTGCCGTGCATCGGGTCGCACAGCCACGCCACCCGGTGCCCGGCCTCGCGGACGGCGCCGACCAGCGGCGGCAGCGCGGTGCGCAGCGCCGGCGCGCCCATCCGGGAGATCAGGGTCAGCCGGCCCGGCTCGCGGTCCGGGTCCAGCCGGGCGCACAGGGCGAGCAGGTCCGCCGGGCGGGTCGCCGGGCCGACCTTGCACGCGACCGGGTTGGTGACCTGCGCCAGCATCCGGGCGTGCGGGCCGTCCGGGTGCCGGGTGCGTTCGCCGATCCACGGCAGATGGGTGGAGGCCAGCAGGACGTGGCCGGCCGTGGTGCGCCGCAGCAGCGGCAGCTCGTAGTCGAGGACGAGCGCCTCGTGGCTGGTCCACACCGGGGCGCCGGTGGGCAGCGCCCAGTCACTGGTGCGCTGGCGCAGATACGTCACGGCGCGATGGGCGGCGTAGTAGCAGTCCAGCATGCGGCGCGGGTCCGCGCGGCGGGCCGCCGGTGTCGGTTCCGGCGCGTTGACCAAGTGGCCGCGGTAGACCGGCAGTTCGCGCCCGTCGACCATTTCGGTGGGCGCGCTGCGCGGCTTGGCGAACTGCCCGGCGATCCGGCCGATGCGCACCACCGGCCGGCCGGTGCCCGCCAGCATCACCCCGGCCAGCGCGTCCAGCAGGCCCGCCTTGCGCAGGACCGCCGACGGGGTGCACTCGGCGGGGTCCTCCGCGCAGTCGCCGGCCTGGATCACCAGGTAGTGTCCGGCCGCCGCCTCGGCCAGCAGGGTCCGCAGCAGGCGCACCTCCTCCCCGGTCACCAGGCCCGGCAGCTGGGCGAGTTCGGCGCGGGCCGCCGCGGCCTGGACGGGGTCGTGCCAGGCGGGCTGCTGCGGGGCCGCGCCGAGGTCGCGGGGGAAGTCCTCGTCGAGATCGTCCAGGGGCACCTCGACGGCGAGCGGATGCAGCGGATATCCGGGGCGCGTGAGCCCGGTCACGGTCGTCCTCCTGGGGTCGGCGCGATCGCGTACGGCGCGGTGGCGGGTGCCATCAGAACGGCGACTCGTCGGCGGGCAGCCGGCGCGCAAGCGTCAGTCCGTCGGCGACCGGCAGCAGGACCAGTTCGACGCGCTCGTCCTTGCGGGCGTGCTCGTTGAAGGCGTGGACGGCGGCGGCCTTGACCCCGGGGAACTCGTCGATCACCTGGCCGCTGAACAGGGTGTTGTCGACGAGGATCAGGCCGCCCGGCCGCATCCGGGGGACCAGCTCCTCCCAGTAGTCGATGTAGCCGGGCTTGTCGGCGTCGATGAAGGCGAGGTCCAGGTGCGGCTCGGCGGGCAGGGCGCGCAGGGTCGACACGGCCGGGCCGAGGCGCAGCTCGATGCGGTCGGCGACACCGGCCCGGGTCCAGAACTCGCGGGCCAGCTCGGTCCATTCGGCGGAGACGTCACAGGTGATCAGGGAGCCGCCGGGGGCCAGGCCGCGGGCCAGGCAGAGCGAGGACGAGCCGGTGAAGGTCCCGACCTCGACGACGGTGCGGGCGCCGAGCAGCCGCACCAGGAAGGTCAGCAGGGCGGCCTCCTCCGGGGCGACCACCATGTGCGCCTGGTCCGGGATCGCCTCCCGGGTCCGCTCCGCCAGCTCCGCCAGCAGCGGGTCGGGAATCATCCTGCCCTGGGTCAGCAGGTAGTCGTGGAGTTCGGGCGTGAGCGCGATGTTCCTGAGCGTTTCGTTCCGCAGCACGGGTACTCCCGGTGGTCTAGGGGATGGGTGCGCAGGGTGGGGCGACAGGGCACGCGGGGCCGGCGGCCCCGTGGGTCCCGGCTCAGGCGTCCGGGTGGTCCGGGGCGGCCGGCCACGCCTCGTAGGCGCGGCGGACCGCCTCGGCCGGGCGGGGCAGGCCGGCGACGGCGGCGCGCAGGTCGCCGGCGCAGTGCAGCTCGAAGCGGCGCCGGCGGGCGGGACGCCGGTGGTCGCGCACGAAGTACGTCACGGTCGATCCCTGCGGGCCGCCCTCGTGCGGGTTGTGGCCGCCGCCCTCCCACAGCAGTCCCGCCTCGGTGTGCCAGGCGGTGACGACGAGCCGGCCCAGCAGGGGCGCGGAGGGACGGTCGACGACGAACGCGGTGTGGTTCTCGAAGCCGTACGCCGACTCCGCCGCCGCCACGCGCTCGTCGAACCCCTCGCTGTCGCGCGGGAAGAGGAAGACCTCGACGGCCGCGTGGCGCCGCCCGTCCGGCAGCCGGAGCCGCAGGCGGGTGATGTGGACCTCGCAGCGCGCCGGGTCCAGCCGGTGGCGCGTGCTGAGCCGGGCCCGCACCACGGTGCTGGGCACGGTGGGAAGCGGCGCCAGTCCCCTCTCCTCGAGGTGGCGCAGGCCCGCCTCGAGGGTCACGGGAAACAACAGGACGGCGCAGTGGTCGAACGTGCACTCCCGTTCGGTCAGCGCGGCCGCCGTGCCGTCCGGCCGCAGCGGTGCGAGAAGTTCGGACGCCGGCGCGGTACTGGCGTGCCGGGCGTCTCGGATCGCCTCGTCCAGGCGGCGCAGGTCTGCCGCGCGGAACGCGCCGTCGGCGGCCGGGTCGGCGGCCTGCCGGAATGGCGAATGGGTGGTGCCGGAGGATTGAACGAAGGCCATTGATACCTCCTGCCTCAGGGCCGCCGGAATTCTGTGCAGCTCTTCGGTTTCCGGGCAAGAGCGATCTGACGGCGCGGAGTTCGGAGAAGGGGCCCAACGCGGGTTACCGGCGCGTAGCAACGCCGCGACCAGCGAAAACGCGATGATTCGGTCTTATAGATGACCCATATCGGGGGTGGCGATCGATCCGGGTGAGGCTTTTTCCGGACTCTCCTGAAAGCGGAACACGTGCATTCCTTATTGATGTTTCCTATCGTCGGGGAAACCCGGGTTCGCCGCTCCCGATGGAAGCCATCGGCGGTGCCGAACCACACCGCTGGGCCTACGACGGCACACCCTGGGCGACCGCGGAGGTCTTCGCTCTTCATTGGGCTTTCTTATCGAGTCCGCACGCCCGTACGAGATCGGAATTCCTTATCGGGCGAAGCTGGACGAGGCGATCGGGCGCCCCGCAGAATCCCCTCTCGCAAGGCAGCACCTGTTTCGTTCTGCCGCAACGGAGGTTTCCTCGTGAACGCTCCACCCACGGATTTCCCTGCTCCGCCCGGCACCTTCACCGACGCCCTGGTCCGCGCGGCCGAACGCCGCTCCGCCCCCGCCGTGTGGGACGGCGACCGCCGGTGGACCTGGCGGGACCTGCTGCACCAGTCCGAACGCACCGCGGCGGCCCTGCACCGGCACGGGCTCGCGGCCGGCGAGGTGCTGGCGGCCCAACTGCCCAACTCCTGGGAGCTGGTGGTGCTGCACGCGGCCACCGCCCGGCTCGGCGTGCTGTTGCTGCCCCTGCACTCCGCCTACGGCACCCGCGAGACCCGGGCGCTGATCGAGCAGTCCGGCGCGGTCGCGCTGGTGGCCGCCACCGGCCGGCGCGGGCACGACCGCCTCCACGAGATCCGCGCCCTGCGCGAGGACTGCTCCGGGCTGCGGCACGTCTGGGTGTCCGCCGCCACCGGCACCGGCGACACCGGCGGGCTGCCGGACCTGGCCCGCCTGCTCGACCCGGCACCGGACCCGGCCGCCGTCCGGCTGCCTCCCCCGCCCGCCGATCCCGCGGCCCCCCTGGTGCTGCTGGCGTCCTCCGGGACGACCTCCCAGCGGCCGAAGCTGTGCGTCCACAGCCACGGCGGACTCCTCGGCAACGCCGCGGCCGTGGCGGCGGACGGCGGATTCGGCGCGCGGGACACCGTCGTCTCCGCGAGCCCGCTCAGCCACGCCTTCGGGCTGCTCTCGGTGCACCTCGCCCTGGTCACCGGCGCATCGGTGGGCCTGTTCGGCGCCTGGGAACCCCGCGCCTTCGCCGCCGCCCTGCGCGGCTGCGGCGCCACCGCCGCCTTCGCCGTGCCCGCCCAGCTGCGCGACCTGCTCGCGCTGCCGGCCGACGGCTCGCCGGCCGCCCCGCCCACGCTGCGCGAGGTGCGCACCGGCGGCGCCCCCGTGCCCCGCGAACTGGCCGACGCCGTACGGCGCGTGCTCGGCGCCCGGCTCATCGTGCAGTGGGGGATGACGGAGATCGGCGCCGGTACGTACACCCGGCCCGGCGACCCGCCCGAGGCGACCGGCACCATCGGCCGGCCCGCCCTCGGCGCGGCGGTACGCGTCCGCCGCGACGACCGTCCGGCCGCGCCCGGCGAGACCGGTGAGCTGCAGTACCGCAGCCCCTGGATGTTCTCCGGCTACCACCGCGCCCCCGAGCCGACCCGGGCCGCGTTCACCCCGGACGGCTGGCTGCGCACCGGCGACCTGGCCGAGCTGCGGCCGGACGGCTCGGTCGTCTACCGCGGCCGCGCCGACGAGCTGATCAACAGAGGCGGGCTGAAGTTCAGCGCGCTGGAGGTGGAGGAACTCCTCGACGACCTGCCGCAGCTGGCCCAGCACGCCGTCGTCGCCCGCCCCGACCCCCGCCTCGGCCAGCGTTCCTGCCTGGTCGTCGCGTTGCGCGAGGGCACCCGCCTCACCCTGGAGGACGTCACCGGGCACCTGGCCGGCAAGGGCCTGGCCACCTACAAACTCCCCGAACAGCTGGTCGTCGTGGACCGGCTGCCCACCACCGTGACCGGCAAGATCGCCCGCGCCCGGCTGCGCACCATCGCGCTGCCCCCGCTGCCCCCGCGGCGGCCCCGGCGCACCCCGGTGGCGCCCGCGAGCCGTACGGAGGCGGGAACGTGACCGGCGGCGCGCGGCCCGCGTCAGCCGGCCAGCTGCCCGCGCAGCACCGTCTGGAGACCGACCAGGTTGGGGTTGGCCGAGTTGCGGTCCAGCCACGTCATCGTGACCGCCGTACGCAACCGGGCGTCCTCCACCTCGATCACCGCGACCTCGCGCCGGTCCGCCTGGGCCCGCACCGCGACGTGCGGCAGCAGGGCGCACCCCATTCCCGCGGCCACGCACGCGCCGAGGGTGCCGATGCTCGACACCTCGGCGACCGGTTCCTTGGCGGCCGCGCCGGAGAACGCGCCGTCGTACATCTCCCGGAAGCCGCAGCCCCGTTCGGTGGCCAGAAACGGTTCCTTGACAAGCTCGGCGAGCGGTGCCCGCCCGCGCTCGGCCAGTGGATGGTCCGGCGGGGCGATCACCACGAGCGGCTCCTCGGCCAGTGTCTCGGCCAGCAGCCCCGCCTCCGGCGGCGGAGCGCCGAAGGTCAGGCAGACGTCCACGTCGCCGCGGCGCACCGCTTTGTACAGCTCCCCCGGTTGCCCTGCGTCACCCGGACCCGCGCCTCCGGATACAGCGCGCGGTACCGCGAGAGCACCGCCGGCAGCAGATGCAGGCCCACCGTCTCCAGCGCGCCCACCGCCACCTCCGCGCCGGGCCGGGACACCGCCCAGCGTGCCTCCTCCAGCAGCTTGAGGATCCGCTCGGTGTACTCCGACAGCGCCACGCCCTGCGGGGTCAGCCGCACGCGCCGCTGGGAACGGTCGAGCAGGTCCACGCCCAGCTCGCGTTCCAGTGCCTGGATCTGATCACTGACGCTTGACTGCGCGTAATGCAGTTCCCTGGCCGCCTGGGTGACGCTGAGCGTCCGGGCGACCGTCTCGAACGTCCGAAGATGCCGTAGCTCCACGTCGTGGTTCCCCCTAGATCGACCCATCGGCTCAACCGATGTTACCCATAGGGCATTCCCGTCGTCACCAGCGGCAATTCGCCTTTCCAGTCCGCTTGAATGGTTTGTGCCGCCCCCGCAACTTCCTCTTCTATGGCGGTAATTCACGCAATCGAACGAAGGAGAATTACATGTCGACGCAGGCGGAACCGCAGCGGGCTTCCGTCGCACCGGCACGAACCGACAAGCCCTCGCGGACCCTGCTGGTCGGGCTCTCGCTCGGCTACTTCATGGTCCTGCTGGACATGACGATCGTCTCGGTGGCACTGCCCGCCATCTCCACCAGCCTCCACGTCGGGCTGAGCGGTCTGCAGTGGGTCACCAACGGCTACACCATCACCTTCGCCGCCCTGCTGCTGACGGCCGGCTGGCTGTCCGACCGGCTCGGCGGCCGGCGGGTGTTCCTCTGGGGTCTGGCGGCCTTCGGTGTGCTCTCCGGTGTGTCCGCCGCCGCGAACACCCTCGGTGCGCTGGTCGCCCTGCGCCTCGCGCTCGGTGTGGCGGGGGCGCTGCTGCTGCCCGCCTCCCTGGCGGTGATCACCAACGCCTACAGCAACCCCGCCGACCGCGCCCGCGCCGTCGGCAACTGGGCGGCCATCACCGGACTGGCGCTGGCCGCCGGTCCCCTGGTGGGCGGCGCGCTCACCGACACCGTCGGCTGGCGCGCGATCTTCCTCATCAACGTGCCGCTGGCCCTGGTCAGCTTCGTGATCACCCTGCGGCTGGCCCCGGAGACCGCGATCAAGCAGCGCAGCGGCCTCGACGTCACCGGCCAGGCCGGCGCGGTCGTCGCCCTGGGCGCCCTGTCGTACGCGCTGATCGAGGGCCCGGCCAAGGGCTGGGGTGACGCGTGGGTCGTCGGCTCCCTCGTGCTGGCCGCCGTGGCCGCCGCGGTGTTCCTCGCCGCGGAGTCGCGGGCCGGGGACGCGGCGATGCTGCCGCTGCGCATGTTCCGCAGCCGCGGTTTCTCCGCCGCGCTCGGTTCGGGTCTGCTCGCCAACTTCGGCCTGTCCGGGCTGCTGTTCGTGCTGTCGCTGTTCTTCCAGGAGAGCCGGGGCTACTCCTCCTTCAGCGCCGGCCTGGCCTTCCTGCCGCTGACCCTGCCCACCGCCTTCAACCCGATCTACACCGGGCGCCTCGTCGGCCGTATCGGCCCGCGCCGCCCCGCCACCATCGGGTTCGTCCTGATGGGTGTCGGCGCGCTGCTCCAGGCGCCGTTCACCGGCGACTCCGCCCTGGCGCTGACCGCCACCGTGATCGGTCTGCTCGCCTTCGGCTTCGGTGTCTCCTTCGCCCTGCCCGCGCTGGTCGCCGGCATGGCGAGCTCCGTACCGCCCGAGCTGGCCGGCATCGGGGCCGGCGCGCTCAACTCCGCACGCCAGGTCGGCGCCTCCCTCGGTGTCGCCGTCCTCGGTGTGGTGCTCAACCTGTCCTCGACCAACGCCGGCGGCACCAAGTGGGCGCTCGTCGTCGGCGGGCTGGCCCTGCTGTTCGGGGCGGTCGTCACCGGGACGGGCCTGCGGGGGCGTCCCGCGAACTGAACCGGTCCCGGCCCCACGTGCAGCGCCCCTGCCCCAACCACTGGAGGAGCATTGGCAACCGCATCACCGCCCGTCCGTCCCCCGGCCGGTTCACCGGTCCTGCACGTGGACGGGGTCGACCACCTCGCCTTCGTCACCTGGAAGCCCCGCGCCACCGTCGAGTTCTACACCCAGGCCCTCGGCCTGCCGCTGGTGCACGCCATCACCGCCACCGGCTGGGTCACCGAGGACTACCCGGACTTCGTGCACTTCTTCTTCGACATGGGCGCGGGCAACCGCATCGCCTTCTTCTACTACTTCGGCCTGCCGCAGGAGGACGCCCCGAGCGACCTGATGCACCGCTCGCGGCACCTGGCCTTCCACGTCGACACCGAGGAGGAACTCCACGCCTGGCGCGAGCG comes from Streptomyces sp. SCL15-4 and encodes:
- a CDS encoding VOC family protein, which codes for MATASPPVRPPAGSPVLHVDGVDHLAFVTWKPRATVEFYTQALGLPLVHAITATGWVTEDYPDFVHFFFDMGAGNRIAFFYYFGLPQEDAPSDLMHRSRHLAFHVDTEEELHAWRERLKSHGIRVTRPLAHELIESIYFDDPNGIQLEITRPLRPMTEIDARDAELTVRALADVAESPRPSVEALWRRKAELIRKETEGAGR